The following are encoded in a window of Paenibacillus polymyxa genomic DNA:
- a CDS encoding thiazole biosynthesis adenylyltransferase ThiF yields MSEMDKNQKIEVDAQAHAHKSHARYSRQELFSKIGPTGQQNIRSKHVLMVGAGALGTANADMLVRAGIGRLTLVDRDYVDWSNLQRQQLYDEADARDQIPKAVAAQKRLQQINSDVDIRALVRDVSLEEIDDIAAGVDLIVDATDNFDTRLLMNDYAVKHRIPWIYGACVGSYGTTFTIVPGQTPCLHCLLGTVPLGGATCDTVGVISPAVQMVAAYQSAEALKLLTGDDSALQNKLISFDLWNNQHQAIQISAMKKADCPTCGEHPVFPFLQSEHQAKTAVLCGRDTVQIRPAPGTVRDLNEAARLLSRQGGKVEHNPYLVSVVIGTHRIVLFQDGRVLIHGTKDIAEARSIYHKYLG; encoded by the coding sequence ATGTCAGAAATGGACAAAAATCAGAAAATAGAAGTTGATGCACAAGCACATGCGCATAAGTCTCATGCCCGTTATTCTAGACAGGAATTATTCTCGAAAATTGGACCGACAGGCCAGCAAAATATCCGTAGTAAGCACGTGCTGATGGTGGGGGCCGGCGCACTGGGCACTGCCAATGCTGACATGCTGGTGCGAGCGGGCATCGGACGGCTGACGTTGGTAGACCGTGATTATGTAGATTGGAGCAATTTGCAGCGCCAACAGCTCTATGACGAAGCGGATGCCCGTGATCAGATCCCCAAGGCAGTGGCCGCGCAGAAGCGATTGCAGCAAATCAATTCGGACGTGGACATTCGTGCGCTAGTCCGGGACGTCTCGCTGGAGGAAATCGACGATATCGCAGCAGGAGTGGATCTTATCGTAGATGCCACCGATAATTTCGATACACGTCTGCTTATGAACGATTATGCGGTCAAGCACCGAATTCCTTGGATTTACGGGGCGTGTGTGGGCAGCTATGGGACAACCTTTACCATCGTGCCAGGGCAGACACCGTGCCTGCATTGCCTGCTCGGGACCGTACCGCTTGGCGGTGCGACCTGTGATACGGTCGGTGTGATTAGCCCGGCTGTACAGATGGTGGCCGCTTATCAAAGCGCCGAAGCATTGAAGCTGCTCACCGGGGACGATTCGGCTTTGCAAAATAAGCTGATATCTTTCGACTTGTGGAACAATCAGCATCAGGCGATTCAAATCAGCGCCATGAAGAAAGCCGATTGCCCAACGTGTGGTGAGCACCCAGTGTTTCCTTTTTTACAATCGGAGCATCAGGCTAAAACGGCTGTCTTGTGCGGACGAGATACGGTTCAAATCCGCCCTGCCCCGGGTACTGTACGTGATCTGAATGAAGCGGCACGTTTGTTATCCCGTCAGGGGGGCAAGGTGGAGCATAATCCATACCTGGTATCCGTTGTTATCGGAACGCATCGAATCGTTCTTTTTCAGGATGGACGCGTCTTAATTCATGGCACGAAGGACATTGCCGAGGCGAGATCGATTTATCACAAATATTTGGGTTGA
- the fdhD gene encoding formate dehydrogenase accessory sulfurtransferase FdhD, with protein sequence MEKPAEVKREILRYRDGQIKRFEDTVVTEHPVTIKINQQEFATMVCTPEYVEDMAVGFLASEGVIQRYDDIEDIWVQEKEGFVHIKTRRMNEFYQNFHSKRYITSCCGKSRQGFYFMNDAKVAKRMNDTHVTLSFNDCFRLMNLMQSSALTFQETGGVHNAALCDKNGIILSRIDIGRHNALDKIYGHCLKHDIVLQDKIIVFSGRISSEILLKVAKIGCEVVLSKSAPTELALELAEDLGITTVGFIRSHSLNVYTHTERIDELVESKI encoded by the coding sequence ATGGAAAAGCCAGCTGAGGTAAAACGTGAGATTCTACGTTATCGTGACGGTCAGATCAAGCGTTTTGAAGACACTGTGGTGACGGAGCATCCGGTGACCATCAAAATCAATCAGCAGGAATTTGCTACCATGGTTTGTACACCAGAGTATGTGGAGGATATGGCAGTAGGTTTTTTGGCCTCTGAAGGCGTCATTCAACGGTACGATGATATTGAAGATATTTGGGTTCAGGAAAAAGAAGGTTTTGTTCATATTAAAACCCGTCGAATGAATGAGTTTTATCAAAACTTTCATTCCAAACGGTACATTACCTCCTGCTGCGGAAAAAGCAGACAGGGCTTTTATTTTATGAATGATGCCAAAGTGGCAAAAAGAATGAATGACACCCATGTTACGCTGTCTTTTAACGATTGTTTCCGCTTGATGAATTTAATGCAAAGCTCGGCACTTACGTTTCAAGAGACTGGTGGTGTTCATAATGCAGCATTGTGCGATAAAAACGGGATAATCCTGTCCAGAATAGATATCGGCCGACACAATGCGCTGGATAAAATCTATGGGCATTGCCTAAAACATGATATTGTATTACAAGACAAAATCATAGTATTCAGCGGGCGCATTTCGTCTGAAATTTTGTTGAAGGTTGCAAAGATTGGCTGTGAAGTTGTGTTGTCCAAGTCAGCTCCCACAGAGCTTGCACTTGAGTTGGCTGAGGATCTGGGAATTACAACCGTCGGCTTTATACGCAGTCATTCTCTGAATGTATATACGCATACCGAGCGGATTGATGAACTGGTTGAATCTAAAATATAA
- a CDS encoding MoaD/ThiS family protein: MNYHIQVFAGLAEQMGGPIITVPTDQETMSVAALKDLLSECFPEAAAQLQGSFVARNQAYAAPEDLVSIHDEIAIIPPVSGG; the protein is encoded by the coding sequence ATGAACTATCATATTCAAGTATTTGCCGGACTTGCGGAACAAATGGGAGGGCCTATAATCACGGTGCCTACTGATCAAGAAACGATGAGCGTTGCCGCGTTAAAAGACTTGCTATCCGAATGTTTCCCTGAAGCAGCAGCCCAGTTGCAAGGTTCTTTTGTTGCCAGAAATCAAGCCTACGCCGCTCCTGAGGACCTCGTAAGTATCCATGATGAGATTGCGATTATTCCTCCGGTTTCAGGAGGGTAA
- the moaA gene encoding GTP 3',8-cyclase MoaA — translation MANRSDDQWNRPLRDLRISVIDRCNFRCRYCMPEEIFGHDYPFLPKEKILTFEEITRLSRIFVSLGVTKLRITGGEPLLRKNLSLLIHSLTQLDGVEDIAMTTNGVFLPKYAVALREAGLKRVTVSLDSLDDDRFRQMNGGRSSVKAVLDGIEAAAQAGMQVKINMVVQKGFNDQDIVPMADYFQKKKHILRFVEFMDVGNTNGWKLDQVVSKQQIIEAIHEHMPLEPVPPQYKGEVATRYRYQDRDGEIGIISSVTDAFCSTCTRARISAEGSLYTCLFASQGYKLRAMLRSEQSDDEIRAYIERVWRERTDRYSEERLNHTQQATSKIEMSHIGG, via the coding sequence ATGGCGAACCGGAGCGACGATCAATGGAATCGTCCGTTACGGGACTTAAGAATATCCGTCATAGACCGATGTAATTTTCGGTGCCGATATTGTATGCCGGAAGAAATATTTGGCCATGACTATCCGTTTTTGCCAAAAGAAAAAATATTGACCTTTGAGGAAATTACGCGCCTTTCCCGTATTTTTGTCTCGCTGGGCGTTACGAAGTTGCGTATTACTGGTGGTGAGCCGTTGCTGAGGAAAAATTTGTCCTTGCTTATTCATTCGTTAACTCAACTCGATGGCGTTGAAGATATTGCAATGACGACAAACGGCGTATTTTTGCCTAAATATGCTGTAGCACTGCGAGAGGCGGGACTGAAAAGAGTGACGGTTAGTCTGGATTCGCTCGATGATGATCGGTTCCGCCAAATGAACGGGGGCAGAAGCAGTGTAAAGGCGGTGCTGGATGGTATTGAGGCTGCCGCTCAAGCAGGGATGCAGGTGAAAATAAATATGGTCGTGCAAAAGGGCTTTAACGATCAGGATATTGTTCCCATGGCTGACTATTTCCAAAAGAAAAAGCATATTTTACGTTTTGTTGAGTTTATGGATGTAGGCAACACCAATGGCTGGAAATTGGATCAGGTCGTTTCCAAGCAGCAGATCATCGAAGCCATTCATGAGCATATGCCGTTAGAGCCTGTTCCGCCCCAGTACAAAGGTGAGGTGGCGACGCGCTACAGGTATCAGGACAGAGACGGGGAAATCGGTATTATTTCGTCTGTTACGGACGCCTTCTGCTCCACATGTACACGAGCGAGAATTTCTGCTGAAGGCTCCTTGTACACGTGCCTGTTTGCCTCTCAAGGGTACAAGCTTCGCGCGATGCTGCGTTCCGAACAGTCTGATGACGAGATTAGAGCTTACATTGAGCGTGTTTGGAGAGAACGTACCGACCGCTATTCAGAGGAACGGCTGAATCATACACAGCAAGCAACGTCTAAAATTGAAATGTCACACATCGGCGGGTGA
- the modB gene encoding molybdate ABC transporter permease subunit: protein MDWSAFLPPVIVSVKVAVVASIIVFLLATVVARMMANCTPRRGTSVIETVLLLPLVLPPTVVGFILLILLGRKSWIGTAFENLFQQTIVFTWGAAVVAAVVVAFPLAYRTIKAGFEAVDPEVEQAARAQGANEWQVFRHITMPLAYRPLISGYILGFARGLGEFGATLMLAGNIPEQTQTLPTAIYTASEVGNMTLSWSWVAVIILFSFIMLMLSNRLVKD, encoded by the coding sequence TTGGATTGGTCAGCTTTTCTTCCTCCGGTTATCGTATCTGTTAAAGTCGCTGTCGTCGCCAGCATCATCGTCTTTTTATTAGCTACTGTGGTAGCGCGAATGATGGCGAATTGCACGCCGCGGAGGGGAACCAGCGTGATCGAGACCGTCCTACTTCTTCCGCTCGTTTTGCCTCCCACTGTTGTCGGCTTTATTTTGCTCATCTTGCTGGGAAGGAAAAGCTGGATCGGCACTGCCTTCGAAAACCTGTTCCAGCAGACGATTGTATTTACGTGGGGAGCTGCAGTGGTGGCGGCCGTAGTTGTTGCTTTTCCACTGGCTTACCGTACGATTAAAGCAGGATTTGAAGCTGTAGACCCGGAGGTAGAGCAGGCTGCACGTGCGCAAGGTGCCAACGAATGGCAGGTGTTTCGCCACATTACGATGCCCCTTGCCTATCGACCGCTCATTTCAGGATACATTCTCGGATTTGCCCGAGGGTTAGGGGAATTTGGCGCTACGCTGATGCTTGCAGGTAATATTCCTGAACAGACCCAAACTCTGCCTACAGCAATTTACACTGCGTCCGAGGTCGGAAATATGACACTCTCCTGGAGCTGGGTAGCCGTCATCATTTTATTCTCTTTTATCATGTTGATGCTTTCTAATCGACTGGTAAAGGATTAG
- the modA gene encoding molybdate ABC transporter substrate-binding protein, producing MKKKFGYIFTFVGLLAWVLAGCSSPAAVQSAQSAPKTELVVSAAASLQDSLNTLKGQYEKQHPDIKLTFNYASSGTLQKQIEQGAPADVFISAGMKQMKALTDASLVEKDNVLLQNKLVVVIPQDKAKSTDNKSITLNDLMGPSFLKVAVGEPTTVPAGQYSKESLTKAGLWDKLEPKMVFAKDVRQVLNYVETGNADAGLVYLTDAKSSDKTVIALEVPEELHAPILYPEGIVKATKHSQEAGEFLDFLRTDEAMSVFSKDGFSAPTEMTGK from the coding sequence TTGAAAAAGAAATTTGGGTACATATTCACGTTCGTTGGATTGTTGGCATGGGTTCTGGCGGGCTGCTCGTCTCCGGCTGCTGTACAATCGGCACAGTCCGCACCCAAGACAGAACTAGTTGTATCTGCCGCTGCAAGTCTTCAAGATAGTCTGAATACGCTCAAAGGCCAGTATGAGAAACAGCACCCAGATATCAAACTTACCTTTAACTACGCTTCATCTGGTACATTACAAAAACAGATTGAGCAAGGCGCACCCGCTGACGTATTTATTTCGGCAGGCATGAAGCAAATGAAGGCATTAACCGATGCTTCATTGGTGGAAAAGGATAACGTGCTGCTTCAAAATAAACTGGTTGTGGTTATTCCGCAAGATAAGGCGAAAAGCACAGATAACAAAAGCATTACGCTCAATGACTTGATGGGTCCTTCTTTCCTGAAAGTGGCTGTTGGGGAGCCTACTACCGTTCCCGCCGGACAGTATTCCAAAGAATCGTTAACGAAGGCTGGACTATGGGACAAGCTGGAACCTAAGATGGTATTCGCCAAGGACGTAAGACAGGTATTAAATTATGTTGAAACAGGCAACGCCGATGCAGGACTCGTCTATCTAACGGATGCCAAATCATCCGATAAAACGGTCATAGCACTGGAAGTGCCCGAGGAATTGCATGCACCCATCCTGTATCCTGAAGGCATTGTAAAAGCAACCAAACATAGCCAGGAAGCAGGCGAGTTTCTTGATTTTCTACGGACAGATGAAGCAATGAGTGTGTTCAGTAAAGATGGATTTTCAGCCCCTACAGAAATGACGGGAAAATAG
- a CDS encoding molybdenum cofactor biosynthesis protein MoaE, giving the protein MQYRIQLFAGMAEQLGDVITVELSQEAVTIAVIRKRLNELYPEVTSQLPGSFFTHHKKLASPDELVLPSDTIALHQSAPGMETVVSKCGLFAITYDLIDADEVTSKVLDPSHGASLTFNGTTREFTQGQRTVLLEYEAYVPMAMNTMKQIGDEIAERWPSTRTAITHRLGTVRIGETSVVIAVSAAHRDTCYEASRHAIERLKQIVPIWKKEVWEDGSEWKGHQLGGWNPQNTPKLSNKGEDI; this is encoded by the coding sequence ATGCAATACCGTATTCAGCTATTCGCAGGTATGGCGGAGCAACTTGGTGATGTGATCACGGTAGAACTTTCACAGGAAGCGGTGACCATTGCAGTCATTCGAAAAAGGCTGAATGAGCTGTACCCGGAAGTAACTTCACAACTGCCAGGTTCTTTTTTTACCCATCATAAAAAGTTGGCTTCTCCAGATGAACTTGTGCTTCCATCAGATACAATTGCTCTTCATCAGTCAGCACCCGGGATGGAGACGGTCGTTTCAAAATGTGGCTTATTTGCCATTACGTACGACCTGATTGATGCCGATGAAGTAACCTCAAAGGTGCTCGACCCTTCTCATGGCGCCTCGCTGACCTTCAATGGTACGACTCGGGAATTTACGCAAGGTCAACGAACGGTGCTGCTTGAATATGAGGCGTATGTCCCGATGGCCATGAACACAATGAAGCAGATTGGTGACGAAATTGCAGAGCGTTGGCCTTCTACACGTACTGCAATTACACATCGGCTTGGTACGGTAAGAATTGGAGAGACGAGTGTGGTGATTGCTGTCTCTGCTGCACACCGCGATACTTGCTACGAAGCCAGCCGCCATGCCATTGAACGGTTAAAGCAAATCGTACCGATTTGGAAAAAGGAAGTGTGGGAGGACGGCTCAGAATGGAAGGGGCATCAGCTGGGTGGCTGGAACCCTCAAAATACTCCAAAGCTTTCGAATAAGGGCGAGGACATTTGA